The genomic interval gggttggtagtcttagtttgtgggctttgtttatttgttttctttaggtagttttggttagagggagctgctgactctgacttattttatgtttgtccaccACGGAGagattaaagagccacatgtggatctggagtcGCAGGTTACAGACATGtggtctatttttgtttttagccaacattttttaaaaacaatgtcactttttgggacagtttctgcagaacagcaggagttcatcaaaaattctcctctgagttgtgggcgggactgctggTACGAAATAAGCCTGCCCACACTTcccaacatccatctgtttacgctctctcctgctagcctacagccccaacctaacattagggatttaacaaaaatggcgagcaatatggAGTCTCAatgtcaggactcactcagccatgtcctcctccgaccaccagggGGACCCCTCTccttcctcactacaactccgCTTCAGTCTACTCAATTCACAGctgtttattattatcatcattCGTCCCACCAGCATTTATACTCACTCCAGACCTGCCATCTTTGCGAAGTCTTGATTGTGTTTACGCCATTCTGAGCAagttttccttgtttgattctctgtgtttttgactcACGTTTGATCACTCGCTTCTCTGCCTCGCCTCTGTGTGTTTGACCCTTGCTGCCTTTCTCTGCTCTTTTCAATTAAACCGTTTGTACACGGATCCTAACGTCTCATCCTCTTCTTCAcactcaaacgaggaaaacaaagacgttcatggatctatttgtctgcaagtggatccatcagaatggagcagagcaggagctttctacatcacaaatatgatctttaaAGCAGCGTTTTTttgcctgctcctgattcacagcagtttgaataaaaaaaacgcacaactttaagcctaattttcttttatatgtcctccatcatcaggaaaaacaattaattacatgataaaaacattaaaaacacacattttatcgGAGTAAAGTGTTCAGTTTTCTGCCGTTCAAAATGAAATTTGTCTTCAGGAAGTGTTTATAATTCAGcagaaaacaataattttattgACTGATCAACCAATCAGTCGTTGACCTTCATGGAGAGATGCACTGAAGGAACACAGTCTGATTCTGCTGGTCACTTCTGCCAAGAACATTTCCATGACAAGATTTGAAAAGAACCGATCAGAAAAGTGAATAAAGATTACcatgaaaacagatgaaacagATTTAGACCCCAAAAACAAGTTTaacttttatagtttatttCCAACTTTCAACCACAAATGTTTCTTTGGCTTCAATTTGAAGGTAATTTACTGCAAAATCTCCGACAAAAAtgcactgaaaaagaaaaaattaacaaaataaatgaaatcaaattcaattaaacaagttatgatgataattgtatttctttattattcttatttatatcattaaaaaaaggaaattcaagaaaaaagtgTCACTGCTGCTTTAAAGGatgtggtttttcaaaataaaactcaaaccATTTTGAATCAAATTTTGTCTACATTTTAGGGGGAGATTTTCtcctcagttttcttttttatttttatttttttagttttacagcTTAAGATGGGGATGACTTTTTCCttgatttttgttggttttattttctcataactttacgactttattttgatatatatatttgatatatatatttttagtctcaataattttggaaacatttcttagaattttacatgtaaatataaacacgtgtgtgtgtgtgtatatatatacagtatatatatatatatatttcctaataattgtacaattttttttttaaatgttgacttatttctcatttctctttcatttaaCTTTCATGGAGAAttcaaaaatgaatattaatgtttaaaaaaagcctcaaataCACTTTTATAGGACAGCGTTAAATTGTATCAAGTATAACTTCTCAGATTTGTGTACATCATATTTAACAAGCAGCTGCCATGTTTCCAGTGGAGCTCATGACTTCATTACCGCCGTCTTGGGTTCTGAACTTTCAAATCGATGGAGCTCGTTCATTAAACCTCGCTGGCAGCGTCTGTATCAAACCTAATGAACATCCCCTCTGATCACCTGGTGACGGCGGCGGACAGGTCTTAACAGATCCTCCCTCTGAGTAACACTTTCAGCGGCGTGACGAAGCGGACGCGGCCCCGGGCCTTGATGAGCCCCCCTGAGGCCCGCGGGCTGCGTTTGTTTTTCACTTATCCAAGACGTGCGCTGAAAGACAGTAACCATGGGCCTCTCACCTGTGGAATTAATTATCTTCACAAAGGTAGAGGCGGAGCTGCGCGGCGTCGCCACATTTCCTAACAAACAAGCTCGCCGCCGCGTCTCTCTGCACATTTGGACGGGACTGTCAGCAGGTAGGAGCTCCTTTCTGATCCAGCCAAATCTACGTTTGTGACTCGATGCTTCAGAGTTGGTTTCTCCTCTGAAGGAACCTTTCCAAGCCTTCAGGAGGATGCCGAGTCAGCTGGAAGGCGCCATGGGCGCGCTCATCACCGTTTTCTACAACTACTCTGGAAACGATGGCGACAAGCACAAACTCAACAAAGGCGAGCTGAAGGAGCTCCTGCACAGCGAGCTCACCGACTTCCTGATGGTAAACCTCTGAACCCACGTTCTGGTATCACTCTGGAGTTCCCTCCAGACTCGATGATCCTGTTTTCCAATGATTTAGCATTCTGACCTTGTGAGAGGAAATGGATTTTTCACTGATTTGTATCCGCCGGTCAGAGCGTCTCCGCTCGTGGCTCTCATATGGAGAATAACGGATGTGGAGGCGGAGATAAATAAGGTCATTTTAAGGAGGTCTGAGTAATGGCGGCGTGCGTAGCCCGTGACCTTGTAGACAAACAGCAGAGATCTTGAGGCGCCGCCACCTTCAGGTATCCTTGATGCTTCCTGTTCTCCCCGTGAGCTCGAGTCTGGATCGTTTCCAAACGGACAAACGTGTCGTCACATCCTGAAGATCTCAGCTGTGGCAGCAGCAACacgcgttcaagcgaccacctTCTATGAAATGTATGCGACCGCTTCGggttctgcgttcaaaactctcgcatCCACACATCGATTCATATGTTTTTAAGttggctctacgtacaaaacgcgcattgaaagttaaaccagctgaactgaccaatcagggactaaGATTTGGGATGGACAGGGGCGGACATAGCAGTTTAGGGGCCCCAGGCGAACAGTAACATGGAGCCCTCTGTAGCAGCTGTATTATCATTTAGTCTGGGTTTACTAAAGAACAGTGGGGTGGCCtcaagtaaaaagaaaaattctcaaaatgacTGTTTCCCAACAAGACctaaaattatgacaaaaaaaagttttcatttccccagaaaaaaaatcatagaagtttcttaaatgtttcataaaaaatgtttttctatgtataattttaattttttttttactttatagaatttggactttttaatgactttactcttataaaattctgacttttatcTCATAACTTTACAGCTTTattgtcataataaaaaaaactttattctcattatcTGAAAAattctcataattttttttcttttttctaataattttacaattttagttTCATAGAAAATTTAACTTTCTTGTTATAATTTTACAGCTTCAatctaatgattaaaaaatctttattgtcAATAACTCAAAATTTCTCAATTTTACTtagttcacatatttttttttctaataattttacaattttagttCTGTAAAATTTTGGCTTGTTTCTCATagttttacattattttcatatcattttgacttttatctcttaactttacagctttattcacataattgaaaaaactttattctcatcaaattttgaaagaaaactcaaaatttttcttaactgtcatattttttctaataaatttacagttttagttttagttaaaattttctgttttatccataaagttttgaattaTTACTCATATTTTAACAACTTTGTTCttattgttttcaaattttgacttttatacCATAACTTTACAGCTTTATTCTCACATAAAAAACTATATTCTCATaaatttttgaaacaaattctCATAATTGTACTGaaattctgattatttttttttagatttttctaataattttacaattttagttCTATACAGCTTTATTAGAATTTCTAAatgttctcataattttatgactttatctTTGCTACCTCATGCAGTTACAACTGCTGCTCACTTGGGGGCGATCTCACCACAAAAAAAGGCACCAACCAGTAAAatcagaggaagaagaaaacctGACTGCTTTCGATGGTCCTCCTGCTTTTATCTATTAAGGGTGTTTGAAAAATCGATTcaatgaaatatcgtgatacttcATTCGACCatatttgtatcgatttaaaatgctaaaaagacaaatttgaattaattatttattaggAAACATGTAGTTCAGCATCTTAAATTTGTTAAACTACAGTTTATCtaccagttgtgtcctgtctctATTTGACTCCAGTCTCCAAGATCCGCCTGGTCTAATAGATGTTTGTTGCTCCTTGAAGATCCATTAGCTGCGGTTCCATGAGCAAAATTTCTGGAAATGCggataaaacacaatttcacaatcacagtttccattaaatcataattatgtgaataaacacaaaccaactcacacaatAAGTCACTCAAAAACACGGATGTGAACAAAaattgatttacagcagatttaTTGAAGTTTCTGTCACGaaactagcgctcatcatcatctatcaaaggagacgtcggcgtcttttTCAGGCTATGGAGTGGCGAGCTATGTGGGAGTGGCTACGGATGAAGACAGTCTGGTAAATCATGGTTTTACAgaagagctgtggatccaacattTTTGCATGACACCCTCATGTAAATACTGCAAAAAACACCTCCTCCaagcaaaaaaacgttttttttaataaatgtgagtttttcctAAATTTTTGCGTTTCCATTAGGCGaatttattatcgcaaatccaatttctGCAATTCCATAGCCAATGGAAACGCAGTTAgtgatgtttgtgttgtgatggtCAAGAAACACTCATTCATTTTAGTGTTTAGATTTTGCGCGGTGGCCaacgccaaagaacattctggtgaggaaccTGCTCGACATTTTGGGGGTGGAGCCTAAACGTATCCGAGAATAGACGGCTGCAGAAACAGGAGCAAACGGATTTACTGGTGGAAAAATTGAGCGACAAATACTAAGAATTGATTTGAAGATGGATTCTGGCGCAAAGGTGGAAAGATGggcgtgtctccaggaaaattaATCGCgtaaaagtgaagaagattTTTGAGATGGAGATTTCTgaagcttcaaagagaaaagaaatgtttctaaTACAATGTTCTTATGAttagttaaaaaatgtcagcactggagctaaagctcaggGGTTAAAGGTTAAAATGTCCCTCAAGGCTCCGGTACAGAAGTCAATATCACTAACATTGACTTAGATGCTTCTCTGTTGGTCTTACTGACATCCTGATCAACAATCTTTAACTAACAAACACCTGAAGCTGTGAATTTGAGGTTTTCTTTGTCCCTCCTTCAGTCCCAGAAGGATCCGATGCTGGTGGAGAAAATCATGAACGACCTGGACTCCAACAAAGACAACGAGGTGGACTTTAACGAGTTCGTGGTGCTGGTGGCCGCCCTGACCGTCGCCTGCAACGACTTCTTCCAGGAGCAGAACAAGCACGCCAAGTAGCCGTCTGCACGCCGGACCTTCATCAGCAGTTTTAACCTTTTCTATGGTCTTTGTCCAAACATAAGTCTCCTCCTCACCCCTCATGATCATTCGTTGTTGAAAATCTGAGTGAGAATAAACGAACAACGTGTCCTCTCCATGTCTGCTGTCACTGAGCTTTGATTTGCTTCAACCTTGAATTCATTTCTGCTCCTGTCGGAGTTTTTCATCCTCCAGACGTCATATAATGACTCCTGCTGTAATTAATTCTGtgacattttgctttaaaaaaatctaaactcgTCTGTGCCGGTTTGTTATAGCAGATGTTCCACATTAAAACCACTAGACtcaattttaaatgtcaaaagttAAATATGTGATGTTATTCCTGATGTTGGTTTTAATCTTCGATtcctaaaggaaaaaaacaggttttaggTCAGGAAAATTGTAATTTATGGAAAAGTGCACAAGATCTTtgggatgcattttatttatagtgttttattttcattttgttcattaCATATTAGGGCAACAATGATAATATCatgaattatatatatttatgaaaaacagttgtaaaattatgaaaataatctaaatttactaaaattgcaaacttattatttaaaaatgtcatgctttttaataaatacaggTTGTAGTTTATTAAGTAAAGTTCAtacgtttatttaaaaaaagtaaagcagatgTTCATGTTTAATTGTCTGTTGAATCACATTAAAGGCTGAaagtaacatttaattttttgaaaaaagactTTTCCTTGCATAATTACGACTTTATGAaccataaatttatgactttttctcatggatcatttagtttttttcataattgtatGACTTTATGATGACTGtatgactttaatcttgtaaaatgttcatttatttctctaaatttaCAGTGTTTGTTCacaattgtttgatttttttcccataatttttcttcgttttttatgtttataattttgtttttttctcataagtttacaatttttttctccgAAAGGttatacttttttctcatatttccttttttttctcgtaactgtgttgtttttattatcagatattatacatatatatatacatatatttatatatacatatttctATTATTCTACAACTTCATTCtcctaaagtttttttcatccctataattgtatgatttttaaaaatcaaatttgtcttaccttttctacattttttttacaattttattctcatgatatttctattttcttttgtatCGTATTTATTACATTCTtgcaaaattatatattttttgtaattgcaccaatttttacaactttatttttttttaaaatactttttttgttctttttcccatAATTCCGAGTTTTTATGGTAAAATTATTTGcgttttttaaggttattatTCATGATAGTCCAATTTTGTAAACTGTGACTTTCTTTTATAATCttacatatttttctaattgttttacaactttattctaaactcttattttatttttatttaattttcttttacttttttggtaCTTTTTCCTAATAACttaatggttttgttttcataaaattattttttttttgtcttaattgaagtaattttttcctctaattttacaactatatttttgtaaaatatggaatttttcctcatacttgaattcttttttctcttaattaaactacttttattttccctaaaattcttataattttacaaatgttaactttactctcataaaattttgattttttttcttgtaatggATTTTCCCCTCATGAtaattgtactttattttatttttccttttactttatttttcttactttaactTATAATCTTACAAATGTAtcctgaaatatttgttttcttctttaatggTGGCCTCAATCCTTCATTATTGTTCTCCCTCAAATTAAGAATTAATTTcactttaattgaaaatatatttaaagtaaactgAGGAAATGAGCTTGTGAGGGTCAACATCCTGTGTGTCTGCCTCAaaggttgtttgtttgtttgtggagATCCCGGGTCTCGGTTCCACCTGGGTCCAGTCAGCTCTGACCCCCCCGGAGCCTCCATGCTAACATTCTGAGCAGACAGAAGTAACCAAGCCTTCGAGGGCTTTCCTTCATTCCCCCAAATACCGAAGCAGATCGTTAATTTGCAGTGACGTTCGCCGCTGTGACACCAGATAAAAGTGATTAAACTAAATACAGACGAGTGCGTCGCTTTTGTGAGCGCAGATGCTGCatccagaaaaaagaaaagcctctGAGCTACAATGCAATTTCTTGGTGATTGGCTGCAATCTGGCTGGATAATCACCCGCCAGAAGATGTCATGCACTAATTACCATTTCTTTGTTGCATTTTGTAAAAGGTTGCAATCAATCTGGAGAGCCATGTGATCATCTTAAAATGTGGATATTTATATTCCCTCCCTCGCGAGTGCCATCCTGTTCCTCTCACTCTGCACAGaacatttccaaaatgtttgatATTTCCTGTCAGCATCATCAGTGTGAGCAAACTTCCAGCAGAGGAATGGCTTCCTGGGACTTTAACCCTCCTGTGTTGGTGGGAAATCGAACAAATGATGCAGAAACTTTAAAGATTTGGACCTGAAGGCAAGTTTGTACTGCACAACAGATTTAACAAGGAAAACATTTCAACCAATAGGATTGAAAAGAGGGACGAGGAAGCCCTCAAAGAAAAAACTGCACTCAAAAGGgtgaaactaaagaaaatataacTCCTTTGAAGTCAAAAGCAAAGATCACTGAAAGAAACATATATCCTTAGTTATCTCTAGTTCTGAGTAACAGAAGGAACAGGAAGACGTCTATCCAAATCCATAAAAAGATTAGATCAAAACGTGATTTATGACACCTTCAGAAACTCAAGGAATCCATCATACGgagtcaaacaaaacaaaaatgtctgttcTGTGCTGGAATGTTTTCCATCGTTCTTCCTCTTATCCAGAACCGGGTGAGGAGCTCGGTTTACGTCTCAGCAGATCTGGATCTCCACTAAACACTTTCTACAGTTCTGCCAGGAGAAACGGTGAAAATCGCTTTTTTACGTATTCAGACCTCAAGTACTTTAGAGAGTATTCAGACCGGACATGTTTGGGTCATACTAGAGTTGTTTTGTACTTGTTACTTTTGTTTCTGCTTGTGACTTTCTCTTTGTACTTGTAACTGTAGTTTTGCACTTTTAACTTGTATCCTGTACTtgtaactttagttttttacatGTAACTTTCATTTAGTATTTGTAcctttcattttgtgtttgtaattttCGCTTTGTATTTGTAActagtaatttttttgtttatacttGTAACTTTTGTCGATACCTTTAACTTTTGCTTGTACTTGTATACTTGTAACTTTTGTTTGTACTTGCATACTTGTAACTTTTGCTTGTACTTGTATACTTGTAActtttgtttgtacttttaaCTTTTGTCGACACTtgtaacttttgtttgtttttgtatatttgtaACTTTCATTCATacttgtaacttttgtttttacttgccactttcatttgtatttgtaacttttgtttttgttcttgtaacTTATATTTGTTCTTGTAACTtatatttgtacttttaactttagttttgtaccattaactttttttttaattgtaacttTCATTTTATACCTATTACTTGGTTGTACAGTAGAACTACAGTTACAAGTACATAACTGAAGCTTTAATTCTGGCTCCATACGTCACCTGGCTGCGCTCTTGGATTtctttgtcagttttatttCCTCGGTTCTTGTCGGTTCTTAAATGTTTTGGTTGTTCTTCTTTCGGTCGCTCAGGTTCATGTTTCTGATCCTCCACAGATGTTTTCATCTCTGTCAGTTtatggttttcagttctttctTGACAGGTcgtatttggtgttttttagtCTTATGTTGCTTTTgtgattttgtcatgtttaagtttatttattattattttatttatttatttattttttctgttcaccaccagttcctgacaccCTTTACGGAGTTGTAAGTGAGGTCTGACTTCTTATTAATCACACACGAGTGTTGCACATACATGGTGTGCATGTGACATGTAAGCGCCCGTAGAACACACCTGCCTGCGGTCCAGTCCCACGTCCAGCTCACTGCCCCCTCCCTCCTGGTCCCTGAACTAACCCCCCCTAATAAACCTGTTCTCTCTGTGTTGCTGTTACAGTTTTGATCCTGTTCCCACAACACGGCtttaagaaaaagagaaagtagTGGATGGATTTTTGACTTTTGACCAAGCATGTGTCAAAATGAGTTGAGAGAATAGTAGAAAAAGTGgaggttgtgtttttgtgtgtgtgtgtggctcaACTATCACACTGGATTATGATGTGACTAAATTCTTTTCAACTCAGACTTGTCTtaaaagtaatttgtttttcattttaacatatAATGTAAGTTATTTGACTTAAATTAATTTGTGATGGACTGGTTGTTTGTAGGAGCTGTGTTTTCTGTTACTAGATACaaatgggataggctccagcaaccataaGTAAAGCAAAGATGAAAGATGTCTACAAATTTTGAACTAGTAACAAAATAATTCAAGACAActttctgtttcttttgcatAAGTGTAATTCGTTGGTCTGTTCTTGTCActgtttaatttgaattaaaaggtacatttttttgtgttggggagaaacagacaaacaaatccATACATCAACCCGTCCACATGGGTTGTTTTGTCCATTTAAAGGTTGCCAGGACGGTTTCTCCTCCTGTCGTGTGTCATCCGTCCAAGTGTAGCTGCCACCTGTGACGGATGTCTTTCAAATCCGCCCGGAGCTCTTATCTCCCACATGGAGTCCGTCCGTCGCCTGTTTCGTCATTCCGTGCGTCACTCTTCGTTTCATAACTCCTCTTCAGGAATGACCTGCATGTCTGAGCATAAACTCATTTCTTAGCTTGTGTTCTCGGTGATGGTGATGAGCAAAGTCAGACCAAATAACGGGGTGTAAAGCAGGAAATTTGAGGGTGTTCTGATGATGTGAAGCCCCTGCCTGCTTTGTGGGAATCAGAACGGAGATTTCTCACCTTGAAATGTTCAGTAACATGTCAGTTTGAGTGATCGCCGTTACAAATGGCGAGGGGAAATGTTAATTGGCTCCTGTTTTGGTGTCCCGACAAAACATACATTAACTTGCAAAGAGGACGTTTTGATATTCAAGCTGTCCCTCAAACGTTCTGCCTTTTAAACCACCTATGGAGTCAAAGTTGgaagtattaaaaaaactgaattactGTCATGTGATGAGATGTAAGCGGCGGGTTTAATTTAGAACGGCAGCCCGCTGAACACCCAAGAATAGCCTGAACGCAGCCAGAGGCGACGCGCTTGTCGCCACGGTTAACGGCGTCCAGGACCTCGCCGCCGAGGCTCACGAGATAATTATAAAGAGGAAacctgctgggagatgaagccTCCACAACTTTTGGACTGACGTACTGCGTTATCCTCCAGAGGAACAGATTACATTTGGATGCACAAAAGTACTTCTTTAAGAAAATGatttacaatatttacacaCACTCTTTGTTCTATAACTgttcaaccgtttacacaatcaacgtcAATCAGGTGTTTCTgacttttctctgcaacagaatcCAACCGTCAATACTTCAcgaacactggagctaaagctctggttcTCATAAACGACCTCCCGGTCTGTTCACCATGACAGGTTTGCCAGGGATTTCACAGTCCTCAGAGAGTGGACAGAAGACCATGTTTCAATCTCAAAAACCACTTCAGCTCTGGAGTCAAATTTGTTTGAATCCCGaaaactcttcaaccgtttatgctGTTAATGTAACTCCAGCtggttctgaagctgagaaagcagcttcagaaccagctggaattatgttaaaagcttttttagatCAATTATCACAAACGAGCAGGCAGATGGTTCCACAGGctgcaggtttattagttcagacagggaCTAAGCACAGCTGAaggtccacaaagctaaatcagagtcagacagacagaggtcAATCACCAGTATGCAAGAGGAGActagagtccaggc from Oryzias melastigma strain HK-1 linkage group LG12, ASM292280v2, whole genome shotgun sequence carries:
- the s100z gene encoding protein S100-Z — protein: MPSQLEGAMGALITVFYNYSGNDGDKHKLNKGELKELLHSELTDFLMSQKDPMLVEKIMNDLDSNKDNEVDFNEFVVLVAALTVACNDFFQEQNKHAK